In Flavobacteriales bacterium, a single window of DNA contains:
- a CDS encoding uroporphyrinogen-III synthase, producing the protein MKENKVKTILVSQPKPESDKSPYFSLAKKCNVKIDFRPFIHVEGLTAKEFRQQKISILSHNAVIFTSKNSMDHFFRMCEATRITVPEEMKYFCVSEAIAYYLQKYITYRKRKVFIGRQKIEDLLPVLKKNKDSKFLLPCSDILKDSIPEFLDKSGFDFTKAIMYKTVCSDLSDLENVFYDILVFYSPSGIKSLYQNYPNFKQNKTRIAAFGPTTSKAVSDAGLKLNIKAPSPENPSMTMALEQYIKQVNKR; encoded by the coding sequence TTGAAAGAGAATAAAGTTAAGACCATTTTGGTTTCTCAGCCCAAACCCGAATCTGACAAGTCACCCTATTTCAGCTTAGCAAAGAAATGTAATGTGAAGATTGATTTTAGACCATTTATTCATGTTGAGGGATTAACAGCTAAAGAATTCCGTCAACAAAAGATAAGTATTCTTAGTCATAATGCGGTAATTTTTACGAGTAAAAACTCAATGGATCATTTCTTTAGAATGTGTGAAGCTACCCGTATTACTGTCCCTGAAGAGATGAAGTATTTTTGTGTTTCAGAAGCAATTGCTTATTACTTACAAAAATACATTACTTATAGAAAGCGTAAAGTATTTATTGGAAGACAAAAAATTGAAGATTTATTGCCTGTGTTGAAGAAGAATAAAGACAGTAAATTTTTATTGCCTTGCTCTGATATTTTGAAAGATAGTATTCCCGAATTTTTGGACAAAAGTGGCTTTGATTTTACTAAGGCGATTATGTATAAAACTGTATGCAGCGACCTTTCAGATTTGGAAAATGTATTTTACGATATTTTAGTGTTTTATTCGCCTTCAGGGATTAAATCACTCTATCAGAATTACCCTAATTTCAAGCAAAATAAAACACGTATAGCAGCCTTCGGGCCTACTACGTCTAAAGCAGTTTCTGATGCGGGGCTAAAACTCAATATAAAAGCACCAAGTCCAGAAAATCCATCCATGACAATGGCACTTGAACAATATATAAAGCAGGTAAATAAGCGTTAG
- a CDS encoding acyl-CoA dehydrogenase family protein, producing the protein MSTDLFQAPDYFQLDELLNDEHKLVREAARDWVKREVSPIIEDSCQKAEFPKHLISGLAEIGAFGPYIPAEYGGAGLDQISYGLIMQELERGDSGIRSTASVQSSLVMYPIFKYGNEEQRQRFLPKLASGEMVGCFGLTEPDFGSNPAGMVTNFKDMGDHYLLNGAKLWISNSPFADIAIVWAKNEEGRIKGLIVERGMEGFTTPETHNKWSLRASATGELVFDNVKVPKENLLPNKDGLGAPLGCLDSARYGIAWGTIGAAMDCYDTALRYSKQRMQFGKPIAGFQLQQKKLAEMITEITKAQFITWRLGVLRNEGRATSAQISMCKRNNVDMALTIARDARQMLGGMGITGEYPIMRHMMNLESVVTYEGTHDIHLLITGLDITGENAFK; encoded by the coding sequence ATGTCAACAGATTTATTTCAAGCACCCGATTACTTTCAATTAGATGAGCTGCTAAATGACGAACACAAATTAGTTCGTGAAGCTGCTAGAGATTGGGTAAAGAGAGAGGTTTCACCTATCATTGAAGATAGCTGTCAGAAAGCAGAGTTTCCAAAACACCTTATTAGTGGTTTAGCTGAGATTGGTGCTTTTGGGCCTTATATTCCTGCTGAATATGGTGGTGCTGGCTTAGATCAAATTTCTTATGGTCTAATAATGCAAGAATTGGAAAGAGGTGATAGTGGTATTCGCTCGACTGCCTCTGTTCAGTCGTCTTTAGTTATGTATCCCATTTTCAAGTATGGCAACGAAGAACAACGTCAGCGTTTTCTTCCTAAACTAGCTAGTGGCGAAATGGTGGGTTGTTTCGGACTTACTGAACCTGATTTTGGGTCAAATCCGGCAGGAATGGTAACCAACTTTAAAGATATGGGAGACCACTATCTTCTTAATGGTGCTAAGTTATGGATTTCTAATTCTCCCTTTGCTGACATTGCAATTGTCTGGGCAAAAAACGAAGAAGGACGTATTAAAGGCTTGATTGTAGAAAGAGGCATGGAAGGTTTTACCACGCCAGAAACACATAATAAATGGAGTTTAAGAGCTTCTGCAACAGGTGAATTGGTCTTTGATAATGTGAAAGTACCTAAAGAAAATTTATTACCTAATAAAGATGGTCTTGGTGCACCCTTGGGTTGTTTGGATTCAGCACGTTATGGAATTGCATGGGGAACTATTGGTGCCGCTATGGATTGTTATGATACTGCTTTAAGGTATTCTAAACAACGTATGCAATTTGGCAAACCTATTGCAGGCTTTCAATTGCAACAGAAAAAATTAGCTGAAATGATTACTGAAATCACTAAAGCACAATTTATTACTTGGCGATTGGGTGTTCTTAGAAATGAAGGTAGAGCAACTTCTGCACAAATTTCTATGTGCAAAAGGAATAATGTAGATATGGCATTGACTATAGCTAGAGATGCTAGACAAATGCTAGGGGGTATGGGAATTACTGGCGAATATCCTATCATGCGTCATATGATGAACTTAGAATCGGTAGTGACTTATGAAGGAACACACGATATTCATCTCTTAATCACTGGATTAGATATTACTGGAGAAAACGCTTTTAAATAA
- a CDS encoding DUF4271 domain-containing protein, with protein sequence MDLIAHLNPISSTQWVFLSFLLILAYIAILKFNFSNQFILILKSSYSQKFSNQYLREETNSKHKLYLLPVFILSFALFLSFQNPSINYFAKLIFWVGLFLIAKYLSLLFLGYIFEKNYLFEEVIFQSFLYEKVVGVLLFPLTLILFYGSLQTDFVFRFITIFLIMTLFYKWLRMLYLSFFKSSLPKAHIIIYLCTFEILPIIIIIKHLY encoded by the coding sequence ATGGATTTAATAGCACACTTAAATCCTATATCGTCCACCCAATGGGTGTTTTTATCTTTTCTTTTAATACTAGCCTACATAGCAATTTTAAAGTTTAATTTTTCGAATCAATTCATACTTATTCTAAAATCATCGTATAGTCAAAAATTTTCTAATCAATACCTTAGGGAAGAAACAAACTCAAAACATAAGCTTTACCTTTTACCTGTTTTTATTTTATCATTTGCTTTGTTTCTTTCTTTTCAGAATCCATCCATAAATTATTTTGCAAAACTTATTTTTTGGGTTGGTTTATTTTTAATTGCCAAATACCTAAGTTTACTTTTTTTAGGATATATTTTTGAAAAAAATTATTTGTTTGAAGAGGTTATTTTTCAGTCCTTTTTATATGAAAAAGTCGTAGGAGTACTGCTTTTTCCTCTAACTTTAATTTTGTTTTATGGCTCTTTACAAACGGATTTTGTATTTAGATTCATCACTATTTTTTTGATAATGACTTTGTTTTACAAATGGCTAAGAATGCTATATTTAAGTTTTTTTAAAAGTTCACTTCCTAAAGCCCATATTATTATATATCTTTGCACATTCGAAATTTTGCCAATTATAATTATAATAAAACACCTTTATTAA
- the yidD gene encoding membrane protein insertion efficiency factor YidD, producing the protein MRQLISVLLRAIILFYKGAISPLFSPRCRYTPSCSEYGLQAIKKHGPYKGLWLTIKRLSSCHPWGGHGHDPVP; encoded by the coding sequence ATGAGACAACTAATTTCAGTGTTGCTACGAGCTATAATTTTATTTTACAAAGGAGCAATTTCACCTTTGTTTTCGCCACGATGTAGATACACTCCTAGTTGTTCAGAATATGGACTTCAAGCAATAAAAAAACACGGACCTTATAAAGGTTTGTGGTTAACCATTAAGCGACTATCAAGCTGTCATCCTTGGGGTGGTCATGGTCATGATCCAGTCCCTTAA
- a CDS encoding ribonuclease P protein component, producing the protein MVSQHFSKEDRLCSSLRIETLFSEGERLYEFPFKAIWQEDDTLQSTIKVAISVPKKRLSKASQRNHIKRLVREAYRKQKYLLVEKLLQENKSINLMLVYTLPSILSFNEIEDKISVTLQRLADEV; encoded by the coding sequence ATGGTCTCACAGCATTTTTCAAAAGAAGATAGGCTCTGCAGTTCTCTTAGAATTGAAACTCTTTTTTCAGAGGGAGAAAGGTTGTATGAATTTCCATTTAAAGCCATCTGGCAAGAAGATGACACTTTACAATCAACAATCAAAGTAGCAATAAGTGTTCCTAAGAAAAGACTATCCAAGGCTAGTCAACGCAATCATATAAAACGTTTGGTAAGAGAAGCCTACAGAAAACAAAAGTACCTTCTTGTAGAAAAATTATTGCAAGAAAATAAATCCATCAATTTAATGTTAGTTTATACTTTGCCAAGCATTTTATCATTTAATGAAATTGAAGATAAAATAAGTGTAACTTTACAACGTTTAGCAGATGAAGTATGA
- a CDS encoding PDZ domain-containing protein: protein MKKIKKYTLVIGLSIASILSLGFVDNLFEISKNLDIFSSLYKELNIYYVDETDAGELMKTAIDAMLESLDPYTTYIPESEKEDFEFMTTGQYGGIGAVITKNGDWVYVSEPYEGFPADKAGLIAGDKFVEIAGESAKSKSTEDVSKVLKGEPNTAVKVLIEREGLAKPFEVEIIREEIKLNSVPYYGLISDSIGYIKTRSFTRNISKEVIDAYKDMNANNELKGLVLDLRGNPGGLLNEAISMANIFIDRGKEIVFTKGKIKDWDKSYKARNEAVDTEIPLVVLINRSSASASEIVSGAVQDFDRGVVIGQRSFGKGLVQQTRKLSYNAQLKVTTAKYYIPSGRCIQALDYSNRDEDGSVGKVPDSLRTEFKTLVNERSVFDGGGITPDITIEPEKFSNILRSLVSKRHIFNFANQYKRNNESIDDAKSFVISDDVYNQFKQYLKDKEYEYETKTEKAIKNLEKDAEGEKYLTELQEQLEELSSKMEESKNNDIERFKSEISELLEMEIVTRYFYQKGKIETTIKHDEEIAKAIEVLDNMELYDAILRGDSIQ, encoded by the coding sequence ATGAAAAAAATTAAAAAATACACACTTGTCATTGGCTTGTCAATAGCCAGTATTTTATCTCTTGGCTTTGTAGATAACTTATTTGAAATATCTAAAAACCTAGACATTTTTAGTTCTCTATACAAAGAGTTAAACATTTATTATGTTGACGAAACTGACGCAGGTGAACTGATGAAAACAGCAATAGATGCTATGTTGGAATCCCTTGACCCTTATACCACCTATATTCCTGAATCTGAAAAGGAAGATTTTGAATTTATGACGACAGGACAGTATGGAGGTATAGGAGCTGTTATTACAAAAAATGGTGACTGGGTATATGTTAGTGAACCTTATGAAGGTTTTCCTGCCGATAAAGCTGGACTTATTGCTGGAGATAAGTTTGTTGAAATTGCTGGCGAATCTGCTAAAAGTAAGTCAACTGAAGATGTCAGTAAAGTGCTAAAAGGTGAACCTAATACAGCCGTTAAAGTATTGATAGAAAGAGAAGGTCTTGCCAAACCTTTTGAGGTAGAAATAATAAGAGAAGAAATCAAACTCAATTCGGTGCCGTATTATGGGTTAATTTCTGACAGCATTGGCTATATCAAAACCCGTTCTTTTACTCGCAACATCTCTAAAGAAGTGATTGATGCTTATAAAGATATGAATGCCAACAATGAATTAAAAGGTTTGGTTTTAGATTTGAGAGGCAACCCAGGTGGGCTTCTAAATGAGGCTATTAGTATGGCTAATATTTTTATTGATAGAGGTAAAGAAATTGTTTTTACCAAAGGAAAAATTAAAGATTGGGATAAAAGCTATAAAGCCAGAAACGAGGCTGTTGATACAGAAATTCCTTTAGTAGTACTGATAAACAGAAGTTCAGCTTCTGCATCTGAAATAGTTTCAGGAGCGGTACAAGATTTTGATAGAGGTGTTGTAATAGGCCAACGCAGTTTTGGTAAGGGGTTGGTTCAGCAAACTAGAAAATTGAGCTACAATGCCCAGCTAAAGGTAACTACTGCAAAATATTATATCCCTAGCGGAAGATGTATCCAAGCACTCGACTACTCCAATAGAGACGAAGATGGAAGCGTAGGAAAAGTGCCTGATAGTCTGCGAACAGAATTCAAGACCTTAGTCAATGAGCGTTCTGTTTTTGATGGTGGAGGAATTACGCCGGATATTACAATTGAACCAGAGAAATTCAGTAATATTTTGAGAAGTTTAGTATCTAAACGTCATATTTTCAATTTTGCTAATCAGTATAAAAGAAATAATGAATCTATTGATGATGCAAAATCTTTTGTTATTAGCGATGATGTTTATAATCAATTCAAGCAATACCTCAAGGACAAGGAATATGAGTACGAAACTAAAACCGAAAAGGCCATTAAAAATCTTGAAAAAGACGCTGAAGGGGAAAAATATCTTACCGAATTACAAGAACAATTGGAAGAGTTAAGTTCAAAAATGGAAGAAAGTAAAAATAACGATATCGAACGCTTCAAATCCGAGATAAGTGAGCTTTTAGAAATGGAAATTGTAACACGATATTTTTATCAAAAAGGAAAAATTGAAACTACTATAAAGCATGACGAAGAAATAGCAAAAGCCATTGAAGTTTTGGACAATATGGAGCTTTATGACGCTATCCTTCGTGGTGATAGCATTCAGTAA
- the alr gene encoding alanine racemase, translating into MPNTHETILHVNLDTLEANFNFLKSKLPDGVKTIAVVKAFAYGLGDIEISKHLEKLGVHAFWVADFEEGVQLRKEGITKPIIVANPGYKSINTIIKYQLEPVIFNHRLLELYAKCQQKVSIHLKFNTGMNRYGFEATDIQEIIPILKNNPQLNIESVCSHLSSSNDPNKDDFSERQIQRFIDIRNNLENSLGIHIPSHVMNSNGAMRFETESNEWVRLGIALYGGLEHPNLKQIFSLKSVISQTRFIKKGQSVGYQNSFIADKDMHIAVIPVGYADGLNRKLGNQNGQVFIKDTACPIIGDISMDSFVADISEVYAEEGQEVTIFSPKYSVSKLAHDLDTIPYEIMATLNRRIKRIYSKE; encoded by the coding sequence ATGCCCAATACCCACGAAACCATACTACATGTCAACCTCGATACTCTTGAGGCTAACTTTAACTTTCTTAAAAGTAAGCTTCCTGATGGGGTAAAAACTATTGCAGTGGTTAAAGCTTTTGCTTATGGTTTGGGTGATATAGAAATTTCAAAACACCTAGAAAAATTGGGCGTTCACGCTTTTTGGGTGGCCGACTTTGAGGAAGGCGTTCAATTACGAAAAGAAGGAATCACTAAGCCAATAATTGTAGCCAACCCTGGATACAAAAGCATAAATACAATAATTAAATATCAATTAGAGCCTGTAATATTTAATCACAGACTTCTTGAGTTATATGCCAAGTGTCAACAAAAGGTTTCTATTCATTTGAAGTTTAATACAGGTATGAATAGATACGGTTTTGAAGCAACTGACATACAAGAAATTATTCCAATACTTAAAAACAATCCTCAACTCAATATAGAGAGTGTATGTTCGCATTTGTCATCTTCTAATGACCCTAATAAAGATGATTTTAGTGAACGACAAATTCAGCGATTTATAGACATACGTAATAATTTAGAAAACTCTCTCGGAATACATATTCCATCTCATGTAATGAATAGTAATGGAGCTATGCGTTTTGAAACTGAATCTAACGAATGGGTTAGGTTAGGGATTGCTCTATATGGAGGATTAGAACATCCTAATTTGAAACAAATTTTCAGCTTAAAAAGTGTAATCAGTCAAACAAGATTTATCAAAAAAGGTCAGAGCGTAGGATATCAAAACTCATTTATAGCGGACAAAGATATGCACATTGCAGTTATACCTGTTGGATATGCCGACGGACTCAATAGAAAATTAGGAAACCAAAATGGGCAAGTCTTCATCAAGGATACGGCATGTCCAATAATCGGTGATATAAGTATGGATAGCTTTGTAGCTGACATTTCTGAAGTCTATGCTGAAGAAGGACAAGAGGTTACTATTTTTAGTCCTAAATACAGTGTTTCTAAATTAGCACACGATTTGGACACCATTCCCTACGAAATAATGGCAACTCTCAACCGTAGGATAAAACGTATTTACTCGAAAGAGTAA
- a CDS encoding thymidine kinase has product MFLEKNKIRKGSIEVICGSMFSGKTEELIRRLGRAKIAKQSVIICKPAIEDRYDKDKVVSHNMRAIDCKAVEDATDIIELCQDKEVVGIDEAQFFNNNLVGVCNQLANQGVRVIIAALDMDYEGNPFEPIPQLMSIAEDVTKVRAICIQCGDLANYSYRIVDKDEQILLGEKNEYEARCRNCFSR; this is encoded by the coding sequence ATGTTTTTAGAAAAGAATAAAATTAGAAAAGGAAGTATTGAAGTCATTTGTGGTTCTATGTTCTCAGGCAAAACAGAGGAGTTAATTAGAAGACTTGGACGGGCTAAAATAGCTAAGCAAAGTGTAATTATCTGCAAGCCGGCTATTGAAGATAGGTACGATAAAGATAAAGTGGTGTCCCATAATATGAGGGCAATAGATTGTAAAGCTGTAGAGGATGCAACTGATATTATCGAATTATGCCAGGATAAAGAAGTAGTAGGTATTGATGAAGCACAATTTTTCAACAATAATTTAGTTGGAGTGTGTAACCAATTAGCAAATCAGGGGGTTCGTGTTATTATTGCTGCTTTAGACATGGACTATGAAGGCAATCCCTTTGAACCTATCCCACAATTGATGTCTATTGCAGAAGATGTAACTAAAGTTCGAGCTATTTGTATACAGTGTGGCGATTTAGCTAATTATTCATACAGAATAGTAGATAAAGACGAGCAAATACTATTGGGTGAGAAAAACGAATACGAAGCCCGTTGCAGAAATTGTTTTAGTAGATAA
- a CDS encoding O-antigen ligase family protein, which translates to MKPKGIALITLAFFAPISIFVTDVAVFSLAILWLFEGQFISKWNKIKSNPWLLSLMALLFLYVVGMLWGTNHQGAKWLFQKSAILILLPILYTLNFSQKEVKYSLFAFLSATTLSALIANLINLGWINHLFKYSSIFAKNWHYPAFMTYTDHNVFLAFSLLVTFFILFNNYSNKKLRIVLIFISTLYLLSLYTENGRSGQLAFILIFLSFSLLAFWYKKRVLIFSVIAILAINTSAYFLSPHFKKRIDSIRIELTQLEKNKVNSINTRYYLYKYSYEKIKEKPVLGYGTGSFVKEFSSISEHATKTLAGVHKTPHNNYLFIWFELGLIGLVVFLSIFFFQLKAYQSLNQGYFRMIFPAIFLVIMLTDTYFQNHNTAVLYCYLSFIFSTYSFE; encoded by the coding sequence ATGAAACCCAAAGGAATAGCATTAATTACCTTAGCATTTTTTGCTCCTATATCAATTTTTGTAACTGACGTAGCTGTTTTTTCTCTTGCTATTTTATGGTTGTTTGAAGGTCAGTTTATATCAAAGTGGAATAAGATTAAATCCAACCCTTGGCTACTTTCCTTGATGGCTTTACTTTTTCTTTATGTAGTGGGTATGCTTTGGGGGACTAATCATCAGGGGGCTAAATGGCTATTTCAAAAAAGTGCAATACTCATACTTTTACCTATTTTATACACGCTTAACTTTAGTCAAAAAGAGGTAAAATATTCTTTATTTGCCTTTCTTTCAGCGACAACATTATCTGCTCTCATTGCCAATTTGATAAATCTAGGATGGATAAATCATCTCTTTAAATACTCCTCTATTTTTGCTAAAAATTGGCATTATCCGGCCTTCATGACTTACACAGATCATAATGTATTTTTAGCTTTTTCATTACTTGTCACCTTTTTTATATTGTTCAATAACTATTCCAATAAAAAGTTAAGAATAGTATTAATTTTTATTTCCACCTTATATTTATTGAGTCTATATACTGAAAATGGTAGATCTGGACAGCTTGCTTTTATACTTATTTTCTTATCCTTTTCTTTACTTGCTTTTTGGTATAAGAAACGGGTCTTAATATTTTCGGTTATAGCAATCTTAGCAATAAATACATCGGCTTATTTTTTATCTCCTCATTTTAAGAAAAGAATAGATAGCATTCGAATAGAACTTACTCAGTTAGAAAAAAATAAGGTCAATAGTATAAATACCCGCTATTATCTTTATAAGTATTCGTATGAAAAAATAAAAGAAAAGCCAGTATTAGGTTATGGCACTGGTAGTTTTGTAAAAGAGTTTTCTTCAATTAGTGAACACGCTACTAAAACCCTTGCTGGGGTTCACAAAACACCTCACAATAATTACCTTTTCATTTGGTTTGAACTTGGATTGATAGGACTAGTGGTTTTTTTATCCATATTCTTTTTTCAGCTTAAGGCATATCAGTCGCTTAATCAAGGGTATTTTCGGATGATTTTTCCTGCTATTTTTTTGGTAATAATGTTGACAGACACCTATTTTCAAAATCACAATACAGCAGTTTTGTATTGTTATCTATCTTTCATTTTTTCGACTTACTCTTTCGAGTAA
- a CDS encoding ribonucleoside-diphosphate reductase subunit alpha, which produces MFVLKRDGRKEAVKFDKITARIQKLCYGFSDLVDPTAVAMKVIEGIYEGVTTSELDNLAAEVSASMTTRHPDYALLASRISVSNLHKDTKKSFSETMKDLYDFVNPKTGKKAPLIADDVINIINKNAELLDSTIIYDRDFGYDYFGFKTLERSYLLRLNGKIAERPQHMLMRVAIGIHKEDIQSAIETYELMSQKYFTHATPTLFNAGTPKPQMSSCFLLTMKDDSIEGIYDTLKQCAKISQSAGGIGLSIHNVRATGSYIRGTNGTSNGIVPMLRVFNDTARYVDQGGGKRKGSFAIYLEPWHADVFEFLDLRKNHGKEEMRARDLFFALWTPDLFMQRVKEDAEWTLMCPNECPGLADTYGKDFEKLYKKYEKAGKGRKTIRARELWEKVVESQVETGTPYMLYKDACNEKSNQKNLGTIRSSNLCTEIIEYTAPDEVAVCNLASIALPMYIDEDTNTFDHEKLYKITRVITKNLNKVIDRNYYPVAEAKNSNMRHRPVGLGVQGLADTFIKLRLPFDSAEAKALNEEIFETIYFAALTSSMETAKEEGAYQTYEGSPISQGLFQHNLWGKKDEDLSGRWAWGELRTQIKEHGVRNSLLLAPMPTASTSQILGNNECFEPYTSNIYTRRVLSGEFVVVNKHLLLDLVRLGLWNDEMKNEIIKANGSIQAIDSIPENIKAIYKTVWEIKMKDIIDMSADRGHFIDQSQSLNLFIDQPNMGKITSMHFYAWEKGLKTGMYYLRTKAATQAIQFTVQKQAKSQLEPVVAGKEEYTAEEAIACSIDNPDDCIACGS; this is translated from the coding sequence ATGTTTGTATTAAAAAGAGATGGTCGAAAAGAGGCTGTAAAGTTTGATAAAATTACAGCCCGTATTCAGAAGTTATGTTATGGCTTTAGCGATTTGGTGGACCCTACCGCAGTAGCAATGAAAGTTATTGAAGGTATTTATGAAGGTGTTACTACATCAGAGCTGGATAATTTAGCGGCAGAAGTATCGGCATCTATGACTACCCGTCACCCAGATTATGCACTATTAGCATCTAGGATTTCAGTTTCTAACCTTCACAAGGATACCAAAAAATCCTTTTCAGAAACAATGAAAGATTTATACGATTTTGTAAATCCTAAGACCGGTAAAAAAGCCCCTCTCATTGCAGACGACGTTATCAACATCATAAACAAGAATGCTGAGTTATTGGATTCTACTATCATTTATGACAGAGATTTCGGATACGACTATTTTGGTTTCAAAACGTTAGAACGTTCATACCTTCTCCGTCTTAATGGCAAGATAGCAGAACGCCCACAGCATATGCTAATGCGTGTAGCTATAGGTATTCACAAAGAAGATATTCAATCGGCTATTGAAACTTATGAGCTGATGTCTCAAAAATACTTCACTCATGCTACACCTACATTATTCAACGCAGGTACTCCAAAACCACAAATGTCTTCTTGTTTCTTATTGACAATGAAAGATGATAGTATCGAAGGTATTTATGACACCCTTAAGCAGTGCGCTAAGATATCCCAATCAGCAGGTGGTATAGGGCTAAGCATTCACAATGTGAGAGCTACTGGTTCGTACATTAGAGGCACAAACGGAACTTCGAACGGTATTGTGCCAATGCTAAGAGTGTTCAATGATACAGCACGTTATGTTGATCAAGGTGGAGGGAAAAGAAAAGGTTCTTTTGCTATTTATCTTGAGCCATGGCACGCCGATGTATTTGAGTTTTTAGATCTAAGAAAAAACCATGGTAAAGAAGAAATGAGAGCTAGAGATTTATTCTTTGCTCTATGGACGCCAGACTTGTTCATGCAACGTGTCAAAGAAGATGCCGAATGGACTTTAATGTGTCCAAACGAATGTCCTGGTCTAGCCGATACTTATGGTAAAGACTTTGAAAAACTCTACAAAAAATACGAGAAAGCAGGCAAAGGAAGAAAGACCATCCGTGCTCGTGAGTTATGGGAAAAAGTAGTAGAATCTCAAGTAGAAACGGGAACACCATACATGTTGTACAAAGACGCTTGTAACGAAAAATCTAATCAGAAAAACTTAGGTACGATTCGCTCTTCTAATTTATGCACTGAAATTATTGAGTACACCGCACCAGATGAAGTAGCTGTATGTAACTTAGCATCTATCGCTTTGCCGATGTACATCGACGAGGATACCAATACTTTTGATCACGAAAAATTATACAAAATAACACGTGTTATTACTAAAAATCTGAACAAGGTAATTGATAGAAATTATTATCCTGTTGCTGAGGCTAAAAACTCTAATATGCGTCATAGACCCGTTGGTTTAGGTGTGCAAGGATTAGCCGATACATTTATCAAGCTACGTTTACCGTTTGACTCAGCCGAAGCTAAAGCCTTGAACGAAGAAATTTTTGAGACGATTTACTTTGCTGCTCTAACATCATCTATGGAAACAGCTAAAGAGGAAGGGGCATATCAAACCTATGAAGGTTCGCCAATTTCTCAAGGCTTATTCCAGCACAACCTTTGGGGTAAGAAAGATGAAGACCTCAGTGGTCGTTGGGCATGGGGTGAACTCAGAACACAAATTAAAGAGCACGGCGTGCGTAATAGTTTACTACTTGCGCCAATGCCTACGGCTTCAACTTCTCAAATATTAGGTAACAACGAATGCTTTGAGCCTTATACCTCTAACATATACACACGTCGTGTACTATCCGGAGAGTTTGTAGTTGTTAATAAGCATCTACTACTTGACTTAGTAAGGCTAGGATTATGGAACGATGAAATGAAAAATGAAATCATAAAAGCAAATGGTTCTATCCAAGCTATTGATTCCATTCCTGAAAATATCAAAGCGATTTACAAGACGGTTTGGGAAATTAAGATGAAAGACATCATTGATATGTCGGCAGATAGAGGTCACTTTATTGATCAATCTCAGTCCTTGAACCTCTTTATTGACCAACCTAATATGGGTAAAATCACTTCTATGCATTTTTACGCTTGGGAGAAAGGTCTAAAGACTGGTATGTATTACCTAAGAACTAAAGCAGCTACACAAGCTATTCAGTTTACGGTACAAAAACAAGCCAAGTCTCAGTTGGAGCCAGTTGTAGCTGGCAAAGAAGAATACACAGCAGAAGAAGCTATAGCATGTTCTATAGACAATCCTGATGATTGTATTGCCTGTGGTTCATAA